The Sinomonas sp. P10A9 genome includes a window with the following:
- a CDS encoding ABC transporter substrate-binding protein, which translates to MKLKAPKWLTVAPVAAVLALTLAACGGATTSSSGTPTNALQGSDQQALDKYTTASVTPVDKIDTSKLGLITPGTIKVGTLSDAPPNIFIDKDGNFTGYDNELLKAMAAKLGLKVEFVSTKFQSLLAQVKTKQFDMGSSSISTTDARRETVSFTNGYDFGYMAIVTKDGAKVKTFDDLKEGVRIGVVQGTVQDDFVTNTLKLEPVRFPDYNTVYANVKSGQIDAWVAPSQQAEGQVKSGDGTVIAQKKVNTQNFTAYAVAKENQPLIDALNSALDAVIADGTWSKLTAQWYSDRPTLKEQTPEGWKPGSKAVQVSTAK; encoded by the coding sequence GTCGTCGTCCGGCACTCCGACCAATGCTCTCCAGGGCAGCGACCAGCAGGCCCTCGACAAGTACACGACCGCGTCGGTGACCCCAGTCGACAAGATCGACACCTCGAAGCTCGGCCTCATCACGCCCGGCACCATCAAGGTCGGCACGCTCTCCGACGCGCCGCCGAACATCTTCATCGACAAGGACGGCAACTTCACGGGGTACGACAACGAGCTCCTGAAGGCCATGGCCGCCAAGCTCGGCCTCAAGGTCGAGTTCGTCTCCACGAAGTTCCAGAGCCTCCTCGCCCAGGTCAAGACGAAGCAGTTCGACATGGGCTCGTCGTCGATCTCCACCACGGACGCACGCCGCGAGACGGTTTCCTTCACCAACGGATATGACTTCGGCTACATGGCCATCGTCACGAAGGACGGCGCGAAGGTGAAGACTTTCGATGACCTCAAGGAGGGCGTCCGCATCGGCGTTGTCCAGGGCACCGTTCAGGACGACTTCGTCACGAACACGCTCAAGCTCGAGCCCGTGCGGTTCCCCGACTACAACACCGTCTACGCCAATGTGAAGAGCGGACAGATCGACGCGTGGGTCGCCCCGTCGCAGCAGGCCGAGGGCCAGGTCAAGTCCGGTGACGGCACGGTCATCGCACAGAAGAAGGTCAACACCCAGAACTTCACTGCTTACGCTGTGGCCAAGGAGAACCAGCCCCTCATCGACGCGCTCAACTCGGCGCTCGATGCGGTGATCGCCGATGGCACGTGGTCCAAACTGACCGCACAGTGGTACTCGGACCGCCCCACCCTGAAGGAGCAGACTCCCGAGGGCTGGAAGCCGGGCAGCAAGGCCGTCCAGGTCAGTACTGCCAAGTAG
- a CDS encoding amino acid ABC transporter permease, producing the protein MDYLTKLGETFFDWKVIGEVLPAMFAVGLPNTLVLAISSGIIGTLLGMLLALMGISRNPVVRWIARGYTDIFRGLPAILTILAISLGFGPILRVFTGITSPYPMGVAALSLISAAYIGEIFRSGIQSVEKGQLEAARALGFGYGPSMRMIVVPQGVRRVLPALMNQFISLIKDSSLVFTIGVTSRERELFQIGQDTAANTGNLSPYVAAAIFYLAMTIPLTHLVNWIDARLRTGRSKNRAERPEPDEAAAIVGKGAKS; encoded by the coding sequence ATGGATTACCTGACCAAACTCGGCGAGACCTTCTTTGACTGGAAGGTCATCGGCGAGGTCCTGCCGGCCATGTTCGCGGTCGGCCTGCCGAACACGCTCGTGCTCGCGATCTCCTCCGGGATCATCGGGACCCTGCTCGGCATGCTCCTCGCGCTCATGGGTATCTCGCGTAATCCTGTGGTGCGGTGGATCGCCCGGGGGTACACGGACATCTTCCGTGGACTCCCGGCGATCCTCACGATCCTCGCGATCAGCCTAGGGTTCGGCCCCATCCTCCGCGTGTTCACCGGCATCACGAGCCCCTATCCGATGGGCGTCGCTGCGCTCTCTCTCATCTCCGCTGCGTACATCGGCGAGATCTTCCGCTCGGGCATTCAAAGCGTCGAGAAGGGCCAGCTCGAGGCTGCGCGCGCCCTCGGCTTCGGCTACGGGCCGTCTATGCGGATGATCGTCGTGCCGCAGGGCGTCCGCCGCGTGCTTCCTGCGCTCATGAACCAGTTCATCTCGCTGATCAAAGACTCGTCCCTCGTCTTCACGATCGGCGTCACCTCGCGGGAGCGGGAACTGTTCCAAATCGGCCAAGACACCGCAGCGAACACCGGCAATCTCTCGCCCTACGTCGCGGCGGCGATTTTCTATCTGGCCATGACCATCCCGTTGACGCATCTCGTGAACTGGATCGACGCCCGCCTGCGGACCGGCCGGTCCAAGAACCGCGCCGAGAGGCCAGAGCCGGACGAGGCCGCAGCCATCGTCGGGAAGGGAGCCAAGTCATGA
- a CDS encoding amino acid ABC transporter ATP-binding protein, with protein sequence MSQFSSGSLEAKGIHLAFGSNKVLRGIDLTVPAGTTASVIGPSGSGKSTLLRVMNRLIEPDAGDILLDGKSVLKDSPDELRRRIGMVFQQFNLFPHKSVGENVAFALRKLRRVPKEQARDEALAQLDLVGLKHKADVRPATLSGGQQQRVAIARALAMKPEVMFFDEATSALDPELVKGILALMADLAKGGMTMVVVTHEMGFSRNVSDTVSFMDGGVVVESGAPEKLFDSPQTDRLKRFLSDVL encoded by the coding sequence ATGAGCCAGTTCTCCTCTGGATCCCTCGAGGCCAAAGGCATCCACCTCGCGTTCGGAAGCAACAAGGTTCTGCGTGGCATCGACCTCACCGTCCCTGCTGGCACAACGGCCTCCGTCATCGGCCCCTCGGGCTCGGGGAAGTCAACGCTCCTGCGCGTGATGAACCGGCTCATCGAGCCCGATGCCGGGGACATCCTTCTTGACGGCAAGTCCGTCCTGAAGGACAGCCCCGACGAGCTGCGCCGGCGTATCGGCATGGTCTTCCAGCAGTTCAACCTTTTCCCCCACAAGAGCGTGGGAGAGAACGTTGCCTTCGCCCTGCGCAAGCTCCGCAGAGTGCCCAAGGAGCAGGCTCGCGACGAGGCGCTCGCCCAGCTTGACCTCGTGGGGCTCAAGCACAAGGCGGACGTGCGGCCGGCCACCCTCTCGGGTGGCCAGCAGCAGCGGGTCGCCATCGCACGGGCGCTGGCGATGAAGCCGGAGGTCATGTTCTTCGACGAGGCCACGTCCGCTCTGGACCCCGAGCTCGTCAAGGGCATCCTCGCGCTCATGGCCGACCTCGCCAAGGGCGGTATGACCATGGTGGTTGTGACTCACGAGATGGGCTTCTCGCGGAACGTCTCGGACACGGTGTCCTTCATGGACGGCGGCGTCGTCGTCGAGTCCGGGGCGCCAGAGAAGCTCTTCGACAGCCCGCAGACCGACCGGCTCAAGCGCTTCCTGTCCGACGTGCTCTAG
- a CDS encoding Lrp/AsnC family transcriptional regulator yields the protein MIDAIDKSILRTLQRDGRMTATALASEVGLTVAPCHRRLKDLESSGVIRSYRAEVDPAKVGLGFGAMVFVTLRETSQERIRAFEDAVVAEPQIVEGYRLFGDPDYLLRCVAADLPAYQRLYDEHLAALPGVAKLTSTIVMRDLKGAGGLPL from the coding sequence GTGATCGACGCAATCGACAAGAGTATTTTGCGTACCCTCCAGCGTGACGGGCGGATGACGGCGACGGCGTTGGCATCCGAGGTCGGCCTGACCGTGGCACCGTGCCACCGCAGGCTCAAGGACCTCGAGTCGTCTGGGGTGATCCGCAGCTATCGGGCGGAGGTCGATCCCGCGAAGGTCGGGCTAGGGTTCGGGGCGATGGTCTTCGTGACCCTGCGCGAGACCTCCCAGGAGCGCATCCGCGCCTTCGAGGACGCCGTCGTGGCCGAGCCGCAGATCGTCGAGGGGTACCGGCTCTTCGGCGACCCCGACTACCTCCTGCGCTGCGTCGCCGCCGATCTGCCCGCGTACCAGCGCCTCTACGACGAGCACCTCGCCGCTCTGCCGGGCGTCGCGAAGCTCACCTCGACGATTGTCATGCGCGACCTCAAGGGCGCCGGGGGCCTCCCGTTGTAG